From a single Gimesia fumaroli genomic region:
- a CDS encoding COX15/CtaA family protein — MNQQQYHPWLFKLALATAIATLPLMIVGGHVTTEGYGMAFPDWPTSDGQNMLTYSWLDRAADKFYEHGHRLLGMLVGFLSIALVIVAFKVEQKKWIKSVCIAVLVCVIIQGILGGTRVTENSKALAMAHGLFGACVFTLMAFLAMVTGKRWIEIGNDPPELPVGPRGLPYGYGLRLAIYVPLVVLFQYFLGGFLRHFQKGLHPHMSFAFVVLIFVIIEFRSARKSEIKWLKRPAMGMLHISIFQILLGFGAWITKYGLPAAGFVATAGSWEQSIFRTAHLITGILFLMTATLYSIRVFRLSWLNKYINAQSEQTLSATDSLPNSEGNA; from the coding sequence ATGAACCAGCAACAATACCATCCGTGGCTCTTTAAACTCGCACTGGCGACCGCGATCGCCACACTGCCGCTGATGATTGTAGGTGGCCACGTCACCACCGAAGGTTACGGCATGGCGTTTCCCGACTGGCCAACGTCCGACGGGCAAAACATGCTGACCTACTCCTGGCTTGATCGTGCTGCTGATAAATTCTATGAGCACGGTCATCGACTGCTGGGCATGCTGGTCGGTTTTTTATCAATCGCACTGGTGATCGTCGCCTTCAAAGTCGAACAGAAAAAGTGGATTAAAAGTGTCTGCATCGCGGTTCTGGTTTGTGTGATCATTCAAGGAATTCTGGGAGGCACACGCGTCACGGAAAACAGCAAGGCCCTGGCGATGGCGCACGGGCTGTTCGGTGCTTGCGTCTTTACACTGATGGCGTTTCTTGCCATGGTTACCGGCAAACGCTGGATTGAAATTGGCAACGATCCACCGGAACTCCCCGTCGGCCCACGTGGTCTCCCTTATGGATATGGATTGCGTCTGGCGATTTACGTCCCCCTGGTGGTGCTGTTTCAATACTTCCTCGGCGGCTTCCTCAGACACTTCCAGAAAGGCCTCCACCCCCACATGAGCTTTGCGTTTGTCGTGCTGATCTTTGTGATCATCGAATTTCGCAGTGCCCGCAAGTCGGAAATCAAATGGCTCAAACGTCCTGCCATGGGCATGCTGCATATCAGCATCTTCCAGATCCTGCTCGGATTTGGTGCCTGGATTACTAAATACGGCTTGCCCGCTGCCGGCTTTGTCGCAACAGCCGGTTCCTGGGAACAATCGATTTTCCGAACCGCACACCTGATTACCGGGATCCTGTTCCTGATGACCGCGACCCTATACTCCATCCGGGTCTTTCGTCTAAGTTGGCTCAATAAATACATTAATGCACAGTCGGAGCAAACTCTCTCTGCTACTGATTCCTTACCGAATTCTGAAGGTAACGCTTGA
- a CDS encoding cytochrome c oxidase subunit I, producing MSVLNPSPTGLQPILKPQAHHAPGNFITKYIFSTDHKIIAIQFLFTTLLMMIVGGALALAVRWQLAFPWESMPIVGPWLFAAEGGQISPEFYTMLFTMHATVMIFLVIIPILAGTFGNFLIPLMIGADDMAFPKLNMLSYWFMWPAIACFGLSFTFAGGPAAGWTSYPILADLAQAAPGSGTAQTFWLLGVTFVGFSSMMGSINYMTTIINMRAPGMTFFRMPMTIWGLFITAILQAFALPVLTAGGFMQVTDRLLGTCFFYPSGLVINNAAPTVGGGQALLWQHLFWFYSHPAVYIMLLPVMGMVSDMLSCMCRKPLFGYKPMVISMSAIASLGFIVWGHHMYTSGMNPAVGMAFMVATMMIALPSAVKTFNWTATIWGGKVQFNTVTLNCIGFLSMFIVGGLSGIFMAAVPVDVYFHDTYFIVAHFHYVLFGATLFGVFAAIQFWFPKMFGRMMNEKLGKTHFVLTFIGANGTFFPMHFLGMQGMPRRYADPYLHGYLEHLLPMNQFMTISAIVMGAAQILLFINIFYSMFWGPKAGRNPWNATTLEWTAPSPPPHGNFDVLPVVFHGPNEYAVQNGDHDFLMQTEQECEPPKPAETDENNDTDNEQETSR from the coding sequence ATGAGTGTATTGAATCCATCACCCACTGGACTGCAGCCAATCCTGAAACCACAGGCGCATCACGCTCCCGGTAACTTCATCACGAAATATATCTTTTCTACCGACCACAAAATCATCGCGATTCAGTTTCTGTTTACGACACTACTGATGATGATTGTCGGTGGCGCATTGGCATTGGCCGTCCGCTGGCAACTGGCGTTCCCCTGGGAATCGATGCCGATTGTCGGTCCCTGGTTGTTCGCCGCCGAAGGGGGACAGATTTCTCCCGAATTCTACACCATGCTCTTCACGATGCATGCCACCGTGATGATCTTTCTCGTGATCATTCCGATTCTGGCAGGAACGTTCGGCAACTTCCTGATTCCGCTGATGATCGGTGCCGACGATATGGCGTTTCCCAAGCTCAATATGTTGAGCTACTGGTTCATGTGGCCCGCGATTGCCTGCTTCGGCTTGAGCTTCACTTTTGCCGGTGGCCCCGCCGCCGGTTGGACCTCTTATCCAATTCTGGCTGATCTGGCCCAGGCTGCCCCCGGTTCCGGAACCGCACAAACATTCTGGCTATTGGGCGTCACCTTCGTTGGATTCTCCTCTATGATGGGTTCGATCAATTACATGACGACCATCATCAACATGCGTGCCCCCGGCATGACCTTCTTCCGTATGCCGATGACGATCTGGGGGTTGTTCATCACAGCCATCCTGCAGGCCTTCGCTTTGCCTGTTCTGACCGCTGGTGGATTCATGCAGGTTACCGACCGCCTGCTGGGAACCTGCTTCTTTTATCCGTCCGGTCTGGTTATCAATAACGCCGCCCCCACTGTCGGCGGTGGGCAGGCCCTGCTATGGCAGCACCTGTTCTGGTTCTATTCACACCCGGCTGTTTACATCATGCTGCTCCCTGTGATGGGCATGGTCTCTGATATGCTCAGCTGCATGTGCCGTAAACCACTGTTCGGTTATAAGCCGATGGTGATTTCGATGTCGGCCATCGCCAGCCTCGGATTCATCGTCTGGGGCCACCACATGTATACAAGCGGCATGAACCCCGCCGTCGGCATGGCCTTCATGGTCGCCACCATGATGATCGCCCTTCCCTCGGCCGTCAAAACCTTCAACTGGACCGCCACGATCTGGGGTGGAAAAGTTCAATTTAACACAGTCACTTTGAACTGCATCGGCTTTTTGTCGATGTTCATCGTCGGCGGACTCAGCGGAATCTTCATGGCTGCCGTCCCGGTCGATGTCTATTTTCACGATACCTATTTCATCGTCGCTCACTTCCATTACGTGCTGTTCGGTGCCACCCTGTTTGGTGTCTTCGCCGCCATCCAGTTCTGGTTCCCCAAAATGTTCGGCCGGATGATGAATGAAAAGCTCGGCAAAACGCATTTCGTGCTGACCTTCATCGGTGCCAATGGAACGTTTTTCCCAATGCATTTTCTTGGAATGCAAGGCATGCCCCGCCGCTATGCCGACCCCTATCTGCACGGCTACCTGGAGCATCTCCTGCCAATGAATCAGTTCATGACAATCTCTGCGATTGTCATGGGCGCGGCACAAATTCTGCTCTTCATTAACATTTTCTACAGTATGTTCTGGGGCCCCAAAGCAGGCCGCAACCCCTGGAACGCGACAACCCTGGAGTGGACCGCACCTTCGCCACCACCGCATGGCAACTTTGATGTACTTCCCGTCGTCTTCCACGGCCCGAACGAATACGCCGTCCAGAACGGGGATCACGACTTCCTGATGCAGACCGAACAGGAATGCGAGCCTCCCAAACCAGCTGAAACAGACGAAAACAACGATACAGACAACGAACAGGAAACTTCCCGTTAA
- the coxB gene encoding cytochrome c oxidase subunit II, with amino-acid sequence MGKGWCLFFLFWPIAAVVSCAMAPWIGWSFPYDNAQAASNLGIRIDGLFYLILVITAIVFVGTQAAIVYALWRGANNREERADCVHGNHKLELVWSIIPGIILLFLAIYQMNIWADFRIKKYYPEVAVKDPIAEVTARQFEWRFRYPAIGKKLQQKPQPDDLHSVNELHVPFGKPVMIQLRSDDVQHSFFLPALRIKQDALPGLQIPVWFEANKPGTYDLVCAELCGWGHYKMKAHVIVQPEDEYQNYLKTLTEQQFYDGLGKIAATENDSESEATEK; translated from the coding sequence GTGGGTAAAGGATGGTGTTTATTTTTTCTGTTCTGGCCAATCGCGGCCGTCGTGTCTTGCGCGATGGCTCCCTGGATCGGCTGGTCTTTCCCCTATGATAATGCACAAGCCGCCAGTAACCTGGGCATTCGCATTGACGGGTTGTTTTATTTAATCCTGGTCATTACCGCCATCGTGTTTGTCGGCACTCAGGCCGCAATCGTATATGCCCTGTGGCGTGGCGCCAATAATCGTGAAGAACGGGCCGACTGTGTCCACGGCAACCATAAACTGGAACTGGTCTGGTCGATCATCCCCGGAATCATTCTGCTGTTTCTGGCCATTTATCAGATGAATATCTGGGCCGACTTTCGTATCAAAAAATACTATCCGGAAGTCGCTGTGAAAGACCCGATTGCCGAAGTGACTGCACGGCAGTTTGAATGGCGTTTCCGTTACCCTGCCATCGGCAAAAAACTTCAGCAAAAGCCCCAGCCCGACGACCTGCATTCCGTGAATGAACTGCACGTTCCCTTCGGCAAACCGGTGATGATTCAGCTCCGCAGCGACGACGTGCAGCACTCGTTTTTTCTGCCCGCATTAAGAATCAAACAGGATGCCCTGCCCGGTTTACAGATCCCGGTCTGGTTCGAAGCCAACAAGCCCGGCACCTATGATCTGGTCTGTGCAGAGCTGTGTGGCTGGGGACACTATAAGATGAAAGCCCATGTCATTGTGCAACCTGAAGACGAGTATCAGAACTATCTGAAAACTCTCACCGAGCAACAATTCTATGACGGACTTGGAAAAATTGCCGCCACGGAGAATGACTCGGAGAGCGAGGCGACTGAGAAATGA
- a CDS encoding c-type cytochrome, with protein sequence MFSKKTNELIPEAAKPVKEALVKQFGNPFALTQFEGLPTNFGDIEGTVKTVEPSGADQPLIRFQVTGLSDAYDKLQGLPLEWTSGKGQGHFSRIKEYNFETGMIAVEKSEEIDPQPGDTFLVECVRLQFGRDLYNRHCMHCHGMSGEGTGPTSRYLNPPPRDFRLGIYKYTSTKSTSKAQEADLERTVKEGIAGTYMPSFKLLTEDEVSAIVNYVIWLSIRGETEKKLDDELFLDYSQEVYDERTSEEGGETREEVLEELKEFMELDFPDTLEFATESVSEAWEEANEEAALVIPKTPRVPDTLESRERGRILYLSQKTKCASCHGPQGRGNGTATQDFWTNPATNEKYKNRGLHDIWGNQLPPRDLHRGIYRGGRRPIDTYRRLAAGIKGTPMPAFGGSLSDEELWDLVNYVMSLPYDGNR encoded by the coding sequence GTGTTCTCTAAAAAGACCAACGAGCTCATTCCGGAAGCCGCCAAGCCCGTCAAAGAAGCATTGGTGAAGCAGTTCGGAAATCCGTTTGCGCTCACGCAGTTTGAAGGCCTGCCAACCAACTTCGGCGATATTGAGGGAACGGTCAAAACCGTTGAACCGAGCGGAGCCGACCAGCCTTTGATCCGTTTTCAAGTCACCGGCCTGTCAGACGCTTACGACAAATTACAGGGACTGCCTCTCGAATGGACGTCCGGCAAAGGACAGGGACATTTTTCACGGATTAAAGAATACAATTTTGAGACCGGCATGATTGCCGTTGAAAAATCAGAGGAAATCGATCCTCAACCAGGCGATACCTTTCTGGTTGAGTGTGTCCGGTTGCAGTTTGGCCGCGATTTATATAACCGGCACTGCATGCACTGCCACGGGATGAGTGGCGAAGGCACCGGCCCCACATCACGCTATCTGAATCCCCCGCCCCGTGACTTCCGACTGGGCATTTACAAATACACGTCGACCAAGTCTACCAGCAAAGCCCAGGAGGCAGATCTGGAACGAACCGTCAAAGAAGGCATCGCCGGCACATACATGCCCTCTTTCAAACTGCTGACGGAAGATGAAGTCTCCGCGATTGTCAACTACGTGATCTGGCTTTCCATCCGCGGCGAAACAGAAAAGAAGCTCGACGACGAGCTGTTTCTCGATTATTCCCAAGAAGTGTACGACGAACGCACCAGTGAAGAGGGTGGCGAGACACGTGAAGAGGTCCTGGAAGAGTTAAAAGAATTTATGGAACTCGATTTTCCTGATACATTGGAATTTGCAACCGAGAGCGTGTCAGAAGCCTGGGAAGAAGCAAACGAAGAAGCGGCACTGGTCATTCCGAAAACGCCCCGGGTTCCGGATACGCTGGAATCCCGCGAGCGCGGACGCATACTCTATCTCAGTCAAAAAACGAAATGTGCTTCCTGCCACGGTCCGCAGGGTCGCGGCAATGGAACGGCTACCCAGGATTTCTGGACCAACCCCGCAACGAACGAGAAATACAAAAATCGTGGTCTGCACGATATCTGGGGAAATCAGCTTCCACCACGAGATCTGCACCGCGGCATTTACCGGGGCGGCCGCAGACCAATCGATACATACCGCCGTCTGGCTGCAGGCATCAAAGGCACACCAATGCCCGCCTTTGGTGGTTCTTTATCGGATGAAGAATTATGGGATCTGGTCAACTATGTCATGAGCCTGCCCTACGATGGAAACCGCTGA
- a CDS encoding glutamate cyclase domain-containing protein, translating into MDNSEIDIIREFDRLIRRDPGKRGLIDSEVQFGPLCQDHLLNATRALVQNSSQVVITTGFYVPSADIPAAETDGPPGAVLLALVLEACGINTSVVTDELCAPVVSAAVDAYSYPKSQLNVLQTDEENWVELFFGRQNVSHLISVERVGPSHTPDTWAGQQKAPGTEQGDFHTKVPQDHFDCCHNMRGEIIDAFTAPLHQLFERLPDFFPEAQTIGVGDGGNEIGMGAISWEELDRRIASDHSGLIPCRIATDWNIVAGTSNWGASALAAAVALQKKETGILFEWQRDEQQTVLEAMVSQANAVDGVTKQREPTVDGLPFLTYMQPWEGILQILAR; encoded by the coding sequence ATGGACAACTCAGAGATAGACATCATTCGTGAATTTGATCGCCTGATTCGTCGCGATCCAGGTAAACGGGGGCTGATTGACTCAGAAGTTCAGTTCGGGCCTCTCTGTCAGGATCATTTACTGAATGCCACCCGGGCATTGGTACAAAACTCTTCACAAGTCGTGATTACAACAGGTTTTTACGTTCCTTCAGCTGACATTCCCGCGGCAGAAACCGATGGCCCGCCAGGGGCTGTTTTACTGGCGCTGGTTTTGGAAGCCTGTGGAATCAATACATCAGTTGTTACCGATGAGTTGTGTGCACCCGTCGTGTCTGCTGCTGTGGACGCCTATTCTTATCCCAAGTCGCAGTTAAACGTGCTGCAGACCGATGAGGAAAATTGGGTGGAGTTATTTTTTGGTCGACAAAATGTCAGCCATTTAATTTCGGTCGAACGTGTCGGGCCAAGTCATACGCCGGACACCTGGGCCGGTCAGCAGAAGGCTCCCGGCACCGAGCAAGGCGATTTTCATACGAAGGTCCCTCAGGACCATTTTGACTGTTGTCATAATATGCGAGGCGAAATCATCGATGCATTCACGGCTCCCTTGCATCAATTATTTGAGCGATTGCCAGATTTTTTTCCGGAAGCGCAGACAATTGGCGTGGGGGATGGGGGCAATGAAATCGGAATGGGGGCGATTTCCTGGGAAGAACTGGACCGCCGGATTGCCTCCGATCATTCGGGATTGATTCCCTGCCGGATCGCAACTGACTGGAATATTGTCGCAGGAACCAGCAACTGGGGGGCATCGGCGCTGGCGGCAGCGGTTGCTCTTCAGAAAAAAGAAACGGGGATTCTGTTCGAGTGGCAGAGAGACGAACAGCAAACTGTTCTGGAAGCGATGGTCAGCCAGGCCAACGCCGTCGACGGAGTGACGAAACAGCGGGAGCCGACCGTTGATGGGCTTCCTTTTCTGACTTATATGCAGCCCTGGGAGGGAATCCTCCAGATTCTGGCCCGCTAA
- a CDS encoding M1 family metallopeptidase, with protein sequence MKTNCRTLVQGTPFTSLLCWVLLLTSGSLVYGQAVSNGKFKQEDKFRQLDEVLPTPNGFRNASGAPGEKYWQQQADYEIDVELDDKLQKIIGSEKITYTNRSPDTLSYLWLQLDTNILSFDSDAHLTGTSSPLGKVGYKSMKQLLAKESFDGSMKIEAVRDAKGEPLPYAVIKTMMRIDLPRPLASGESTQFSVSWSYLINDSQSRPARTGYEYFKKDKNFLYEIAHWFPRMVAYTDNTGWQHKQFLGRGEFTLEFGNYLVRITVPDDHIVAATGLLQNPEKVLTAEQQKRLKQAEMAKKPMFIITPEEAKKNESSKPTGKKTWEFKAENVRDFAFASSRKFIWDAQGHQLKGKKDPVMAMSFYPNEGEPLWSKYSTHAIIHTLNVFSKYTFPYPYPVAISVNGPVGGMEYPMICFNGPRPEKDGTYSKRTKYGLISVIIHEVGHNYFPMIVNSDERQWTWMDEGITTFLQFLTEQEWEPDYPSRRGEPRNMVNYMKSGYQVPIMTNSESILQFGNNAYGKPATALNVLRETVLGRELFDYAFKEYTRRWMFKRPTPADFFRTMEDASGVDLDWFWRGWFYTTDHTDIAVENVRQYLLETGDPYVDKVRRKKKRDEEPESLSKIRNKKLPKRTDQFPELKDFYNEYDDLDVTDADRKKFEAHLKQLDADEKKLLETQHYFYLVDLKNYGGLVMPVILKLTFDDDTTQMLRIPAEIWRLNNQSVSKLILTEKPLKSLTLDPHRETADTQLSNNEFPRTIGKSFFQLEKSKKSKNEMQKQQKEKGKSKASEGEEKQQDKK encoded by the coding sequence ATGAAAACGAATTGCCGGACCCTTGTTCAAGGGACTCCTTTTACCAGTTTGCTGTGTTGGGTACTGTTGCTGACATCGGGATCTCTCGTGTATGGCCAGGCTGTGAGCAACGGGAAATTCAAGCAGGAAGATAAATTCCGGCAGTTAGACGAAGTACTGCCAACGCCGAACGGATTTCGAAATGCCTCTGGTGCGCCGGGAGAAAAATACTGGCAGCAGCAGGCCGACTATGAAATTGATGTCGAGCTGGATGACAAGCTGCAGAAAATTATCGGCTCGGAGAAAATTACCTATACCAACCGCTCCCCCGATACTTTGAGCTATCTCTGGCTGCAGCTGGACACCAATATTCTCTCATTTGATTCGGACGCGCATCTGACCGGCACCAGTTCGCCGCTGGGTAAAGTCGGATATAAATCGATGAAGCAGTTACTCGCGAAAGAATCCTTTGATGGCAGTATGAAAATCGAAGCGGTTCGCGATGCGAAAGGGGAACCGCTGCCTTACGCCGTGATCAAAACAATGATGCGGATTGATCTGCCACGTCCCTTAGCCAGTGGAGAAAGTACTCAGTTTTCGGTTAGCTGGAGTTATCTGATTAATGACTCTCAAAGCAGGCCCGCACGCACCGGCTATGAATACTTCAAAAAGGACAAAAACTTTCTGTATGAAATCGCCCACTGGTTTCCGCGAATGGTGGCGTATACCGATAACACGGGCTGGCAGCATAAACAGTTTCTGGGACGCGGTGAGTTCACGCTTGAGTTCGGAAATTATCTGGTGCGGATTACAGTGCCCGACGATCACATCGTGGCAGCGACAGGACTGTTGCAGAATCCGGAAAAGGTGCTGACGGCAGAACAGCAGAAGCGGCTGAAGCAGGCTGAGATGGCGAAAAAACCGATGTTTATTATCACGCCGGAAGAAGCCAAAAAGAATGAATCGTCAAAACCGACAGGCAAAAAGACGTGGGAGTTCAAAGCCGAGAATGTCCGTGACTTTGCGTTTGCCAGTTCGCGTAAATTTATCTGGGATGCACAAGGCCATCAACTGAAGGGAAAGAAGGACCCGGTGATGGCGATGTCGTTTTATCCCAATGAGGGTGAGCCGCTCTGGAGTAAATATTCGACGCATGCCATCATTCATACGCTGAATGTATTTTCGAAATACACGTTTCCCTATCCGTATCCGGTGGCAATTTCCGTCAATGGCCCGGTAGGGGGAATGGAATATCCGATGATCTGTTTCAACGGTCCCCGGCCGGAGAAGGATGGAACCTATTCGAAACGGACCAAGTATGGCTTAATTTCGGTCATCATTCACGAAGTAGGGCACAATTACTTTCCCATGATTGTGAACAGTGACGAACGGCAGTGGACCTGGATGGATGAAGGAATTACCACATTTCTGCAGTTTCTGACCGAGCAGGAGTGGGAGCCTGATTATCCCTCACGTCGCGGCGAGCCCCGCAATATGGTCAACTATATGAAAAGCGGCTATCAGGTTCCCATCATGACTAATTCTGAGTCGATTTTGCAGTTTGGGAATAATGCTTACGGCAAGCCGGCGACGGCCTTGAATGTGCTTCGTGAAACGGTGTTGGGGCGGGAACTGTTCGATTATGCGTTCAAGGAATATACGCGGCGATGGATGTTTAAACGCCCGACGCCGGCTGACTTTTTCCGCACGATGGAAGACGCTTCCGGCGTAGACCTGGACTGGTTCTGGCGTGGCTGGTTCTATACGACCGACCATACTGATATTGCGGTCGAGAATGTTCGGCAGTACCTGCTGGAAACCGGTGACCCTTACGTCGATAAAGTGCGGCGGAAAAAGAAACGCGATGAAGAACCGGAGTCACTCTCCAAGATTCGCAACAAAAAACTTCCCAAGCGAACCGATCAGTTCCCGGAATTGAAAGATTTCTATAATGAATACGACGATCTGGATGTGACTGACGCCGATCGAAAAAAATTCGAAGCGCATCTCAAGCAGTTAGATGCAGATGAAAAGAAACTGCTGGAGACGCAACACTATTTTTATCTGGTCGATTTGAAAAATTATGGCGGACTGGTGATGCCGGTGATTTTGAAGCTGACGTTTGATGATGACACGACGCAGATGCTGCGGATCCCGGCAGAAATCTGGCGTTTGAATAATCAGAGTGTGTCCAAATTGATTTTAACGGAAAAACCTCTCAAGAGCCTGACGCTTGATCCGCATCGGGAAACCGCCGATACGCAGCTTTCCAACAATGAGTTTCCACGGACAATTGGCAAATCTTTTTTCCAATTGGAAAAATCGAAAAAGTCAAAGAACGAAATGCAGAAACAGCAAAAGGAAAAAGGAAAGAGCAAGGCATCAGAGGGCGAAGAGAAGCAGCAGGACAAAAAGTAG
- a CDS encoding antibiotic biosynthesis monooxygenase family protein, with the protein MQETRKTPCYAVIFTSTQTDTQQGYTEMAARMQELAQQQPGFIRMESVRSPEGKGITISYWQDLPSIRGWKENPEHQEAQRLGKQKWYRDFTIEIAKIESVSHFPQD; encoded by the coding sequence ATGCAAGAAACACGTAAAACGCCCTGTTATGCGGTCATTTTCACATCAACCCAGACCGATACACAGCAAGGTTACACAGAAATGGCAGCCCGAATGCAGGAACTGGCCCAGCAACAGCCGGGTTTTATTAGAATGGAGTCCGTTCGTTCACCAGAGGGAAAAGGCATTACCATCTCGTACTGGCAAGATTTGCCCTCAATCCGAGGCTGGAAAGAAAACCCGGAACATCAGGAAGCACAACGACTTGGGAAGCAGAAATGGTACCGGGATTTCACCATCGAAATCGCCAAAATTGAATCCGTCTCTCACTTTCCCCAAGACTGA
- a CDS encoding LysR family transcriptional regulator has protein sequence MHLRNAELFCDVVVQGSFSKAAEVRRVSQSAASQAVHALEKRLGAQLIDRSKRPFELTPAGAIYFDGCQQLLRSFEQVEERVRQAVGQTKSRVRIAAIYSVGLAQMHDYVEHFQFLYPDVMITLDYLHPDEVYQRVCENQAELGLVSFPKEDKDLTSILWQEQPMVLVVPPSHELADRGQCPVSAIEDEPFVAFTSELVVRQKIDRWLRKAGVHVQLIHEFDNIENIKRAVEAEAGIAILPLPTVTKEVQDQSLKVVHLEEVEWFRPIGIIQRKQKSTPDVVSKFIEVLHEDPANFSHARRESAEVNASDGEKSSNRDAFSFGPLIARE, from the coding sequence ATGCATCTGCGTAATGCCGAGCTTTTCTGTGATGTCGTCGTGCAAGGCAGCTTTTCCAAAGCTGCTGAGGTTCGTCGTGTATCCCAGTCGGCAGCCAGTCAGGCCGTGCATGCACTGGAAAAGCGACTGGGGGCGCAACTGATTGACCGTTCCAAGCGTCCATTTGAACTGACACCGGCCGGTGCGATTTATTTTGATGGTTGCCAGCAGTTATTAAGGTCGTTCGAACAGGTTGAAGAGCGCGTACGACAGGCTGTCGGTCAAACCAAAAGCCGAGTGAGGATCGCTGCGATTTACTCAGTCGGATTAGCACAAATGCACGATTATGTAGAGCATTTTCAGTTTCTTTATCCGGATGTCATGATTACATTAGATTACCTGCATCCGGATGAAGTCTACCAGCGGGTTTGCGAAAACCAGGCCGAACTGGGTTTAGTCTCCTTTCCGAAGGAGGACAAAGATCTCACCAGCATTTTGTGGCAGGAACAGCCGATGGTTTTGGTGGTTCCTCCCAGTCATGAGCTGGCAGATCGGGGACAGTGTCCGGTCAGCGCCATTGAAGATGAGCCCTTTGTGGCATTCACATCAGAACTAGTCGTTCGACAAAAGATAGATCGCTGGTTACGAAAAGCTGGTGTTCACGTTCAGTTGATTCATGAGTTTGATAATATTGAAAACATTAAACGTGCCGTGGAAGCAGAAGCCGGCATTGCGATTCTGCCTTTGCCTACGGTGACGAAAGAAGTTCAGGATCAATCACTGAAAGTAGTGCACCTGGAAGAAGTCGAATGGTTTCGCCCGATTGGAATCATTCAAAGAAAACAGAAATCGACGCCCGATGTGGTATCGAAGTTCATAGAAGTCTTGCATGAAGACCCCGCGAATTTCTCTCACGCTCGCAGAGAATCGGCTGAGGTGAATGCATCGGACGGAGAGAAATCTTCGAACCGGGATGCGTTTTCATTCGGTCCTTTGATAGCGCGAGAGTAA